Part of the Halalkalibacter krulwichiae genome is shown below.
GGATGAAATCTGTACTTGCGGGAATGCTTGCTTCGTTATTAAGTGCAGCGATTGCGGGGATGTTGTACTAAATAGCAAAAGGGATGTGAAAAGAACAGGCCTAAATAATTAAGTGGCCTGTTTTTTTACTGTTGCTTCAATCATAGAGTAATTTGTTTGCTGCTCGTCATATTCAATCGTTACAATATCTGTATTTTCATTACCATTTGTTGAGACAACACCATGTAATGCATTTAGAGCTTCTAAAACATCTGGAATACAGTGGCCACAACTCATTTTCTCAATTTGTACTGAAATAGTCTTCATTATCTAGTCTCCTTTTTCCGTTAGCATTTGAAAAACAACTTGATGCTATACGGGAAGGTGCATATTCAGGAAAAGCAAAAAATATGAATAGAAATCAAGGTGTAAATTTGACAAAATGTCGAACGAATTATGTAAGATTTTCTAACTATTATATTGTCATAATTAAGATCACGAATTATAATTCGAATTAGGTAGAATTTTCTTAAAAATAAAAAGAGTAGCATAAGGGGGAATTTTTTTGGAGCAGATGATTAACTGGTTAAATGGTGTCCTGTGGAGTACACCAATGATTATTTTTTGTCTAGGTGTAGGTTTGCTCTTTTCTATTTTAACTAAGTTCCTACAGGTTAGGCACCTAAAAGACATGGTTTCATTAACGTTCAAAGGCAAGAGCTCAAGTGCTGGTATTTCTTCCTTTCAAGCTTTATCAATTGCCTTATCCGGTCGGGTTGGAACCGGTAATATTGCGGGTACAGCAACTGCGATCGCATTTGGTGGACCAGGTGCTGTATTCTGGATGTGGACAATTGCCTTTATTGGAGCTGCAAGTGCCTTTATTGAGTCTACGCTTGCGCAGATGTATAAGGTAAAACAAGATGGCCAGTATCGAGGTGGACCAGCATACTATATTGAAAAAGGGATTGGGTGGAAGTGGTATGCAGTTCTGTTTGCGGTTGCTACTTTGTTAGCAATGAGCTTGCTCATGCCAGGAATTCAATCTAATTCAATTGCTGTTGCTGTTGAGAATG
Proteins encoded:
- a CDS encoding heavy-metal-associated domain-containing protein, encoding MKTISVQIEKMSCGHCIPDVLEALNALHGVVSTNGNENTDIVTIEYDEQQTNYSMIEATVKKQAT